From the genome of Streptomyces sp. JH34:
CAGGGAACGTCACCGTTTAGGCGGTCTCGGACGCCGGGTACTTGCGCGATTCGCCGAGCCCGTGTGGACTACGGCCAATGCCCCGCGCACGCGCGTGGCTGCAGCATTTTCCGAAACATGATCAGGAGGCAACCCGTGAGCGCGACCGCGGACCACGCGGAGGAGCGGACCAACACAGCCGTCAGGCTTGGGTTCGAACCCGGACAGGTGGTCCAGGAGATCGGCTACGACGACGACGTCGAGCAGGAGCTCCGTGAGGGCATTGAGGCCACAATCGGCCAGGAACTCGTCGACGAGGACTACGACGACGTCGCTGACGTCGTCCTGCTCTGGTTCCGCGACGAGGACGGCGACCTTACGGACGCGCTGGTGGATGCCATTGGTCTGATCGAGG
Proteins encoded in this window:
- a CDS encoding DUF3052 domain-containing protein codes for the protein MSATADHAEERTNTAVRLGFEPGQVVQEIGYDDDVEQELREGIEATIGQELVDEDYDDVADVVLLWFRDEDGDLTDALVDAIGLIEDGGTVWLLTPKTGRDGYVEPSDINEAAQTAGLAQTKSINAGKDWTGSRLVTPKGAKAKR